A stretch of Macadamia integrifolia cultivar HAES 741 chromosome 7, SCU_Mint_v3, whole genome shotgun sequence DNA encodes these proteins:
- the LOC122084264 gene encoding histidine-rich carboxyl terminus protein 1-like, protein MESQQEQSIWRSVPQFGAWDGKSIGSSTNYSVIFNQARATRQQHKRDHRLSLGNEEDLIARYNHHHHHHHHHQDHRHHRHHHRRQHQHHHHQEEDDPVVRKKKMLSYFNCCKGA, encoded by the exons ATGGAAAGCCAACAGGAG CAAAGTATTTGGAGGTCTGTTCCTCAGTTTGGAGCGTGGGATGGCAAGTCCATTGGCAGTTCTACCAATTACTCAGTGATTTTTAATCAAGCTCGTGCCACTAGGCAGCAGCACAAAAGAGACCATCGATTAAGCCTCGGAAATGAGGAAGACCTCATCGCACGTTacaaccatcatcatcatcatcatcatcatcatcaagatcatcgtcatcatcgtcatcatcatcgtcgtcaacatcaacatcatcatcatcaggaagaagatgatccagtTGTG aggaaaaagaagatgttGAGCTATTTTAATTGCTGTAAGGGGGCTTGA